A window of the Pyrodictium abyssi genome harbors these coding sequences:
- a CDS encoding ribbon-helix-helix domain-containing protein, producing MALRTITVKLDDEIVSLLDDIYRKLGYNYRSDVIREALEDWLRRHGFKVNLSVSRPRHNDRGLVFEVEV from the coding sequence ATGGCTCTTAGAACGATCACCGTTAAGCTCGATGACGAGATTGTATCTCTTCTCGACGACATCTATAGGAAGCTTGGCTACAATTACCGCAGCGATGTAATAAGAGAAGCACTGGAGGATTGGCTGCGGCGGCATGGATTCAAGGTTAACCTCAGCGTTTCTCGACCAAGGCATAATGATAGAGGTCTAGTGTTTGAGGTGGAGGTGTAG
- a CDS encoding AbrB/MazE/SpoVT family DNA-binding domain-containing protein → MQPRLVRVQAKKTPHGEVLFIHLPKEFVERTKLSKGDYLIWEIDGRGRLCLRKLR, encoded by the coding sequence ATGCAGCCCCGCCTGGTCAGGGTTCAGGCAAAGAAGACCCCACATGGAGAAGTCCTCTTCATACATCTACCCAAAGAGTTCGTGGAACGTACAAAGCTGAGCAAAGGCGACTATCTAATCTGGGAGATAGATGGAAGAGGGCGCCTATGCCTAAGGAAGTTACGTTGA
- a CDS encoding DUF1122 family protein: MRRVDGLKALLASMGLQVVDLRKPRIREMYDIEVLYKGQHLAYIRLFEGRPPYYRGWIEIYGVNWDLARGGLEERLVYAASRILEQGETLFLEYVGDEETMKQLERGTPPEDTRLGKVLLNHGFSSIKDMYFPEGFMEGGPKLRTIRDS; the protein is encoded by the coding sequence TTGAGGAGAGTCGACGGTCTTAAGGCACTACTAGCTTCCATGGGGCTCCAGGTTGTAGACCTGCGGAAGCCCAGGATACGCGAGATGTACGACATTGAGGTTCTCTACAAGGGCCAGCACCTTGCCTACATAAGGCTATTTGAGGGGCGTCCACCCTACTATCGGGGCTGGATAGAAATATATGGTGTAAACTGGGACCTAGCTAGAGGGGGTCTCGAGGAACGCCTCGTCTACGCAGCTTCACGCATACTAGAACAGGGCGAAACGCTATTCCTCGAGTACGTCGGCGACGAGGAGACCATGAAGCAGCTTGAGCGGGGAACTCCGCCAGAGGATACAAGGCTCGGGAAAGTGCTACTAAACCACGGTTTCAGCAGTATCAAGGACATGTACTTCCCCGAAGGCTTTATGGAAGGCGGGCCAAAGCTGCGTACAATAAGGGACAGCTAA
- a CDS encoding ferritin family protein: protein MFMRHPLDPTKDKLDSSDVVDAIRLAIVAELDAISFYLQVARRVEDEAVRRVFEDVAREEKTHVGEFLALLKRLDPEQARELEKGFQEVSELLGETAAKD from the coding sequence ATGTTTATGAGACACCCTCTAGACCCGACCAAGGATAAGCTCGATAGTAGTGATGTTGTTGACGCCATCCGTCTAGCTATAGTCGCGGAACTCGACGCTATAAGCTTCTACCTCCAAGTCGCCAGGCGTGTAGAAGACGAGGCTGTTAGAAGGGTTTTCGAGGACGTTGCCAGGGAGGAGAAGACGCATGTGGGAGAGTTCCTCGCTCTACTGAAGCGGCTTGACCCGGAGCAGGCTAGGGAGCTCGAGAAAGGATTCCAGGAAGTGTCAGAACTCCTAGGCGAAACTGCTGCCAAGGACTAG
- a CDS encoding peroxiredoxin, with product MGLDNMALEPGVEAPSFEATTHTGSRFRLDELRGRIVVLYFYPRAMTTGCTREARRFNELLDEFEKLGAVVVGVSTDPPERNKKFAEKYSLRFTLLSDTEGEVARLYGVLRQGTRRLSAERVTFVIDRDGRIAEVIKGVRPAEKHADLALEAVRRLAASAAGE from the coding sequence GTGGGGCTGGATAATATGGCGCTAGAGCCTGGTGTAGAGGCACCCTCGTTTGAGGCTACCACGCATACAGGCTCTAGGTTCCGTCTCGACGAGCTCCGAGGGAGGATCGTGGTGCTTTACTTCTACCCTCGTGCCATGACCACCGGCTGTACGAGAGAAGCTAGGCGCTTCAATGAGCTGCTTGACGAGTTTGAAAAGCTTGGAGCTGTTGTAGTGGGCGTGTCCACGGACCCTCCGGAGAGGAACAAGAAGTTCGCGGAGAAGTATAGCCTCCGCTTTACACTTCTCAGCGACACAGAGGGAGAGGTAGCCCGTCTCTACGGCGTGCTACGGCAAGGAACCAGGAGGCTTAGCGCTGAGCGTGTGACATTCGTCATAGACCGCGACGGTAGGATTGCTGAGGTGATAAAGGGTGTTAGGCCTGCAGAGAAGCACGCAGACCTAGCCCTTGAAGCAGTAAGGAGGCTTGCAGCCAGCGCGGCCGGGGAGTAG